One Oreochromis niloticus isolate F11D_XX linkage group LG16, O_niloticus_UMD_NMBU, whole genome shotgun sequence genomic window carries:
- the LOC100696544 gene encoding olfactory receptor 4D1-like encodes MYIFIAALLLNSLLFSTNIYPKLLIDFLSEKQIISYQACLFQAFMFYFLSSSEFLLLSAMAYDRYVSICKPLKYQIIMRTTTVSFLLIFAWLVPACYVVVPIALNINSKLCSFTLKGIFCNNSASKLLCVSSRALSIYGVILLFNLGLFPTLFIIFTYTKIIIIAYQSCGDVRRKAAQTCLPHLF; translated from the exons atgtatatttttattgcaGCTTTGTTACTGAACTCTCTTCTTTTCAGCACTAACATCTACCCAAAGCTCTTGATTGACTTCTTATCTGAGAAACAGATCATATCATATCAAGCTTGCCTTTTCCAGGCATTTATGTTCTATTTTTTAAGCTCTTCAGAATTCTTATTATTGTCAGCTATGGCCTATGACAGATACGTGTCTATATGTAAACCCCTAAAATATCAAATCATCATGAGAACAACCACTGTCAGCTTTCTGCTGATTTTTGCTTGGCTGGTACCTGCTTGTTATGTTGTAGTGCCAATTGCACTAAATATTAATAGCAAACTATGTAGCTTtactttgaaaggaatttttTGTAATAACTCTGCCTCCAAGCTTCTCTGTGTGAGTTCAAGAGCGCTGTCTATATACGGTGTAATTCTTTTGTTTAATCTTGGACTTTTTCCTACACTTTTCATAATTTTTACGTACACAAAGATAATCATAATTGCTTATCAGAGTTGTGGAGATGTCAGAAGAAAAGCCGCACAGACCTGTTTACCTCACCT tttCTGA
- the LOC109197412 gene encoding olfactory receptor 6N2-like, translating to MSVFMFYFLSSSEFLLLSAMAYDRYVSICKPLQYPAIMTTTTVSLLLCFAWLVPACYVSCGDVRRKAVQTCLPHLLVLMNCSVLITYDVVIVKLESDFPKTARFVMTLQIITYNPLCNPIIYGLKMKEISKHLKRLLRHMK from the exons ATGTCG gtttttatgttttactttttaagcTCTTCAGAGTTCTTATTATTGTCAGCTATGGCCTATGACAGATACGTGTCTATTTGTAAACCCCTGCAATATCCAGCCATCATGACAACAACTACTGTCAGTTTACTGCTGTGTTTTGCTTGGCTGGTACCTGCTTGTTATGTT AGTTGTGGAGATGTCAGAAGAAAAGCTGTTCAGACCTGTTTACCTCACCTGCTAGTTTTGATGAACTGTTCTGTTTTGATTACCTATGATGTTGTCATTGTTAAACTGGAATCTGATTTTCCCAAAACTGCACGTTTTGTAATGACACTCCAAATAATAACTTATAATCCTCTCTGCAATCCAATCATATatggactgaaaatgaaagaaatttctAAACACCTTAAAAGGTTGCTTAGACACATGAAATAA
- the LOC109197411 gene encoding olfactory receptor 52E4-like: protein MELALNVSYVTLDGFFQVNKYRYLYFMIMFTVYILILCCNFTIVFLIVVEKSLHEPMYIFIAALLLNSVMLSTVIYPKLLIDFLSKRQIIFYSVCLFQFFMFYSLGGSEFLLLFAMAYDRYVSICKPLQYPIIMTKNTISIFLTLAWIVPSSQVAVAAVLMANKKICNFTFPGIFCNNTIYKLLCVHLKAQTVHNMVVLFNVAILPAVFIFFTYTKILVISYQSCKEVRRKAAQTCLPHLIVLISYLCLCAFDIIISGLESNFPKIVHSILTLQIVMYPPLFNPIIYGLKMKEISKHLKRLFCAVKIN from the coding sequence ATGGAGCTTGCATTAAATGTATCATACGTAACTCTTGATGGGTTTTTCCAGGTGAACAAATACAGATATCTTTATTTTATGATCATGTTTACTGTATACATTCTCATACTCTGTTGTAATTTCACCATTGTATTCCTCATTGTGGTTGAGAAAAGTCTCCATGAGCCTATGTACATTTTTATTGCAGCTTTGCTATTGAACTCTGTTATGTTAAGCACTGTTATTTACCCAAAGCTTTTGATTGACTTTTTATCTAAAAGACAGATCATATTTTATTCCgtctgtctctttcagttttttatgttttactccTTGGGTGGTTCAGAATTTTTACTCTTGTTTGCCATGGCCTATGACAGATATGTGTCTATATGCAAACCTCTGCAATATCCAATTATCATGACAAAAAACACTATCagcatttttttaaccttaGCTTGGATTGTGCCTTCTTCTCAGGTTGCAGTGGCAGCTGTATTAATGGCcaataaaaaaatctgtaactttACTTTCCCTGGAATTTTTTGCAACAATACAATTTACAAGCTTCTATGTGTGCATTTAAAAGCACAGACTGTACATAATATGGTTGTACTATTTAATGTTGCAATTCTCCCTGCAGTTTTCATATTCTTCACTTACACCAAGATACTTGTGATATCctatcaaagctgtaaagaagTCAGGAGAAAAGCTGCACAGACCTGTTTGCCCCACTTGATAGTTTTGATCAgctatttgtgtttgtgtgcatttgatATCATTATATCTGGTCTGGAGTCTAATTTTCCAAAGATTGTACATTCAATATTGACTTTGCAAATCGTAATGTATCCTCCccttttcaatccaattatatatGGACTAAAAATGAAGGAGATTTCTAAACACCTCAAAAGGTTGTTctgcgctgtcaaaataaactAA